In a single window of the Zea mays cultivar B73 chromosome 5, Zm-B73-REFERENCE-NAM-5.0, whole genome shotgun sequence genome:
- the LOC107326008 gene encoding uncharacterized protein LOC107326008, which produces MPTLLSARSRGSDGGAGGNRACYGIAACAVALLLFCALAVSVSVWMAFTFGGLALVAFGVAGCLARGPSSDGASAESEAADAHAAAVAAPRTRRRFGGLPKAAVNALPTFAYELISLGGAGDLESGTKAGGEMCSVCLEDVQAGEMVRQLPPCKHLFHVECIDMWLHSHPTCPVCRCSLLPPPRRVGAKAAPAPTADAREPPADEALPPV; this is translated from the coding sequence ATGCCGACCCTGCTCTCCGCGAGGTCCCGCGGCAGCGACGGTGGGGCTGGCGGAAACCGCGCGTGCTACGGCATCGCAGCGTGCGCGGTGGCGCTGCTCCTGTTCTGCGCGCTGGCCGTCTCCGTCAGCGTCTGGATGGCGTTCACGTTCGGCGGGCTGGCCCTGGTCGCCTTCGGCGTCGCCGGCTGCCTCGCACGGGGGCCCAGCAGCGACGGCGCGAGCGCCGAGAGCGAGGCCGCGGATGCACATGCAGCAGCGGTGGCCGCACCGAGGACGCGGCGCCGGTTCGGCGGCctgccgaaggccgcggtcaaTGCGCTGCCGACCTTCGCCTACGAGCTTATTAGCCTTGGAGGCGCCGGCGACCTCGAGTCCGGGACGAAGGCGGGCGGCGAGATGTGCTCCGTGTGCCTCGAGGACGTCCAGGCTGGCGAGATGGTGCGGCAGCTGCCGCCGTGCAAGCACCTGTTCCACGTCGAGTGCATCGACATGTGGCTGCACTCGCACCCGACTTGCCCCGTGTGCCGGTGCAGCCTCTTGCCGCCACCGCGGAGGGTTGGTGCCAAAGCGGCTCCCGCGCCGACAGCTGACGCTAGGGAACCGCCGGCTGACGAAGCCCTGCCACCAGTGTAG